One Spinacia oleracea cultivar Varoflay chromosome 4, BTI_SOV_V1, whole genome shotgun sequence DNA segment encodes these proteins:
- the LOC110782604 gene encoding peptide methionine sulfoxide reductase B1, chloroplastic isoform X1 gives MASHSLSLNSLVPLKTQLKFQPKSKTSIKVLSFTLINNLNRNTLAVRTMGSSTSSPKPDNVQETGQTDYSSLTEEDWKRRLTPEQFYICRKKGTERAFTGEYWNSKTPGTYHCVCCDTPLFESSTKFDSGTGWPSYYAAVGNNVKTKLDLSIIFMPREEDLCAACGAHLGHVFNDGPPPTGKRHCINSAALKLKPKNSSE, from the exons ATGGCTTCTCATAGTTTGAGCTTGAATTCGTTAGTACCTCTAAAAACCCAATTAAAATTTCAGCCAAAATCAAAAACTTCAATAAAAGTATTATCTTTTACTTTAATAAACAACTTGAATAGAAATACTTTAGCAGTTCGTACAATGGGttcttctacttcttctccAAAACCAGATAATGTTCAAG AGACAGGTCAGACAGACTATTCTTCTCTGACTGAAGAAGACTGGAAAAGGCGCCTAACCCCAGAGCAGTTCTATATATGTCGTAAAAAAGGCACCGAAAGGGCTTTTACAGG GGAATACTGGAACTCAAAAACTCCCGGAACTTATCATTGTGTATGCTGTGATACTCCTTTATTTGA ATCATCTACAAAATTTGACAGCGGGACTGGTTGGCCATCCTACTATGCAGCTGTTGGAAACAATGTTAAGACAAAGTTGGATTTGTCAATCATCTTCATGCCCCGAGAGGAAGATTTATGCGCAGCCTGTGGTGCTCACCTCGGACATGTGTTTAATGATGGTCCTCCACCAACAGGAAAGCGTCACTGCATCAACAG TGCTGCACTGAAGCTTAAACCGAAGAACTCCTCCGAATGA
- the LOC110782604 gene encoding peptide methionine sulfoxide reductase B1, chloroplastic isoform X2, producing MASHSLSLNSLVPLKTQLKFQPKSKTSIKVLSFTLINNLNRNTLAVRTMGSSTSSPKPDNVQGQTDYSSLTEEDWKRRLTPEQFYICRKKGTERAFTGEYWNSKTPGTYHCVCCDTPLFESSTKFDSGTGWPSYYAAVGNNVKTKLDLSIIFMPREEDLCAACGAHLGHVFNDGPPPTGKRHCINSAALKLKPKNSSE from the exons ATGGCTTCTCATAGTTTGAGCTTGAATTCGTTAGTACCTCTAAAAACCCAATTAAAATTTCAGCCAAAATCAAAAACTTCAATAAAAGTATTATCTTTTACTTTAATAAACAACTTGAATAGAAATACTTTAGCAGTTCGTACAATGGGttcttctacttcttctccAAAACCAGATAATGTTCAAG GTCAGACAGACTATTCTTCTCTGACTGAAGAAGACTGGAAAAGGCGCCTAACCCCAGAGCAGTTCTATATATGTCGTAAAAAAGGCACCGAAAGGGCTTTTACAGG GGAATACTGGAACTCAAAAACTCCCGGAACTTATCATTGTGTATGCTGTGATACTCCTTTATTTGA ATCATCTACAAAATTTGACAGCGGGACTGGTTGGCCATCCTACTATGCAGCTGTTGGAAACAATGTTAAGACAAAGTTGGATTTGTCAATCATCTTCATGCCCCGAGAGGAAGATTTATGCGCAGCCTGTGGTGCTCACCTCGGACATGTGTTTAATGATGGTCCTCCACCAACAGGAAAGCGTCACTGCATCAACAG TGCTGCACTGAAGCTTAAACCGAAGAACTCCTCCGAATGA